In the genome of Hymenobacter taeanensis, one region contains:
- the allE gene encoding (S)-ureidoglycine aminohydrolase, protein MEISALTRSVVKRNHAIIAPDGYINSNVPGWTNCTVNVIINEQMGARLCQTLVTMRAEGRLDGQTLASQIFFYVVEGEVRATVGGETRTLCTNQFVYVPIGQAYVFEQATEGTQLLTFHKVYEPQVSYATPGVLFGEKDDSKAPIYMNDEALRIQELLPNDLSFDMAVNIFTYDPGGHLPMVETHIMEHGLLYLQGQAIYMLDQEWYPVKKGDAIWMAPYCQQWATTMGKEPSVYIYYKNVNRFPTVI, encoded by the coding sequence ATGGAAATATCTGCCCTCACCCGCTCCGTTGTAAAGCGCAACCACGCCATTATTGCCCCCGATGGCTACATCAACAGCAACGTACCGGGCTGGACGAACTGCACCGTCAACGTTATTATCAATGAGCAGATGGGGGCCCGCCTGTGTCAAACCCTTGTAACGATGCGAGCAGAGGGGCGCCTGGATGGGCAGACGCTGGCTTCCCAGATTTTCTTTTACGTAGTAGAGGGTGAAGTGCGCGCCACAGTGGGCGGTGAGACCCGCACGCTGTGCACCAATCAGTTTGTGTACGTGCCCATTGGGCAGGCCTACGTATTTGAGCAGGCAACCGAAGGCACCCAACTGCTCACCTTCCATAAGGTATATGAGCCGCAGGTTAGCTACGCTACTCCCGGCGTACTGTTTGGGGAGAAAGACGACAGCAAGGCCCCCATCTATATGAACGATGAGGCCCTGCGCATCCAGGAGCTGCTCCCGAATGACCTGAGCTTCGATATGGCCGTGAACATTTTCACCTATGACCCCGGTGGGCACCTACCCATGGTAGAAACTCACATCATGGAACACGGCCTGCTCTACCTGCAAGGCCAGGCCATTTATATGCTTGACCAGGAGTGGTACCCGGTCAAGAAAGGCGACGCCATCTGGATGGCCCCCTACTGCCAGCAGTGGGCCACCACCATGGGCAAAGAACCGTCGGTATACATCTACTACAAGAACGTAAACCGCTTCCCCACGGTAATTTAA
- a CDS encoding DUF6986 family protein: MKLSLQDSDKAQLLDQLGEANRRFQHTYPGDKPDRQPVHTVYGGANLFKADTCVRMGDIALNNLHTYAPNFVELARVLQLKGHEHLPTLAQDIKALTARLEGMSAEERKHEHAWLAYSVYNKMVRKLQTEAVEDFRIDFEDGFGNRPDAEEDATAVQAATELALGMQKGTVSPFIGIRIKPFTEDMKARGIRTLDIFLTTLLEKTGGKLPDNFVVMLPKVTIPEQMTTMVRFFELLEKANGLEPGTLKMETMVEATQIIMDEEGRNPLMRIIRASEGRCVAAHFGTYDYTASAGITAKYQTMAHPVCDFAHHMTKVALGGTGIFLSDGATNVMPIGPHRGENLSYEQLRENRESVHNAWRQGFQHTTHSLINGLYQGWDLNPAQLPMRYAATYNFFLSSYDDAVHRLKTFVERAAISTLTGDIFDDAATGQGLLNFFLKALNCGAITEEEIKATGLTTAEIHTRSFFRILEGRRAQKA, translated from the coding sequence ATGAAGCTCAGCCTCCAGGATTCCGATAAAGCCCAACTCTTAGACCAGCTCGGCGAGGCCAACCGCCGCTTCCAGCACACCTATCCCGGCGACAAGCCCGACCGCCAGCCCGTGCACACGGTGTATGGCGGTGCTAACCTGTTTAAGGCCGACACCTGCGTGCGGATGGGCGATATTGCCCTCAACAACCTGCACACGTACGCTCCAAACTTCGTGGAGCTGGCCCGGGTGCTGCAGCTCAAGGGGCACGAGCATTTACCCACGCTGGCCCAGGATATCAAGGCGCTAACGGCCCGGCTGGAGGGTATGTCGGCGGAGGAGCGCAAGCACGAGCACGCTTGGCTGGCCTACTCCGTGTACAACAAGATGGTGCGGAAGCTGCAAACGGAGGCCGTGGAGGATTTCCGCATCGACTTTGAAGATGGCTTTGGCAACCGGCCTGATGCCGAAGAGGACGCCACCGCCGTGCAGGCCGCCACTGAACTGGCGCTGGGCATGCAAAAAGGCACCGTGTCGCCGTTTATTGGCATCCGCATCAAGCCATTCACGGAGGACATGAAGGCCCGCGGCATCCGCACACTGGACATATTCCTGACGACGCTTCTGGAGAAAACCGGCGGCAAACTGCCCGACAATTTCGTGGTGATGCTGCCCAAAGTGACCATCCCGGAGCAGATGACTACCATGGTGCGCTTTTTTGAGCTGCTGGAGAAGGCTAATGGCCTGGAGCCCGGCACCCTGAAAATGGAAACGATGGTAGAGGCCACCCAGATTATTATGGATGAGGAAGGCCGCAACCCGCTCATGCGCATCATCAGGGCCAGCGAGGGCCGGTGCGTAGCGGCTCACTTCGGCACCTACGACTATACCGCCTCGGCGGGTATCACGGCCAAGTATCAGACCATGGCTCACCCCGTCTGCGACTTCGCCCACCACATGACCAAAGTAGCGCTGGGCGGCACCGGCATCTTCCTCTCCGACGGCGCCACCAACGTGATGCCCATTGGCCCGCACCGCGGCGAAAACCTCTCGTATGAGCAGCTCCGCGAGAACCGCGAATCGGTGCATAATGCCTGGCGGCAGGGTTTCCAGCATACCACCCACTCGCTCATCAACGGTCTCTACCAGGGCTGGGACCTGAACCCTGCCCAACTGCCCATGCGGTACGCGGCCACCTACAACTTTTTCCTCAGCAGCTACGACGACGCAGTCCATCGCCTGAAAACCTTCGTGGAGCGCGCCGCCATCTCTACCCTCACCGGCGACATTTTCGACGATGCCGCCACCGGTCAGGGCCTGCTCAACTTCTTCCTGAAAGCCCTGAACTGCGGCGCCATTACGGAAGAGGAAATCAAAGCCACCGGCCTCACCACCGCCGAAATTCACACTCGCTCCTTTTTCCGCATCCTGGAAGGCCGCCGCGCCCAGAAAGCCTAG
- a CDS encoding Zn-dependent hydrolase — protein sequence MEHYTTRAARIMRRIEELAAISEDTEGVTRTFGTPAFLAGSALVRSWMENSGLETRLDNIGNVRGRLVSHNPNAKTFVLASHIDTVVNAGKYDGPLGVLLGLDMLEQLIAQQVELPFHIELIAFSDEEGVRFHTTYLGSKVVAGSFDPGLLAKQDDNGLTLADAISMMGGHLGHLAADAIPAPNWLGYFEVHIEQGPVLWERQIPVALVTAIAGQQRIELTWCGMAGHAGTVPMGMRRDALAGVAEFVLLVEEFGRKHQHELVATVGKLDVRHAASNVIPGEVVCSLDLRSADAARLQVAYEELRALTEALAARRGLELHWHLIQYTPPVACDAGMNTLLAQAIADSGHEVVALVSGAGHDAVPISAVAPATMLFVRCFEGISHNPLERVELADLAATLPVTDRFLSLLIASH from the coding sequence GTGGAACACTACACTACACGTGCCGCCCGCATCATGCGGCGCATTGAAGAACTGGCCGCCATCAGCGAAGATACTGAAGGGGTTACGCGCACCTTCGGCACACCGGCCTTTCTGGCGGGCAGCGCCCTGGTGCGCTCCTGGATGGAAAATAGCGGTCTGGAAACCCGCCTCGACAACATCGGCAACGTGCGCGGGCGGCTGGTGAGCCACAACCCCAACGCCAAAACCTTCGTGCTGGCCTCGCACATTGATACGGTGGTGAATGCCGGCAAATACGACGGTCCGCTGGGCGTGCTGCTGGGTCTGGATATGCTGGAGCAACTGATTGCGCAACAAGTAGAGCTGCCATTTCACATTGAGCTCATTGCCTTCAGCGACGAGGAAGGCGTACGCTTTCACACTACCTACCTGGGCAGCAAAGTGGTAGCGGGCAGTTTCGATCCGGGCCTGTTAGCGAAGCAAGACGACAACGGCCTCACCCTGGCCGATGCCATTAGCATGATGGGCGGCCACCTAGGCCACCTCGCCGCCGACGCCATTCCGGCCCCCAACTGGCTGGGCTACTTTGAAGTGCACATTGAGCAGGGCCCGGTGCTGTGGGAGCGCCAGATTCCGGTAGCGCTGGTCACGGCCATTGCCGGACAGCAGCGCATAGAGCTTACCTGGTGCGGCATGGCCGGCCACGCTGGCACCGTACCCATGGGCATGCGCCGCGATGCGCTGGCCGGCGTCGCCGAGTTTGTGCTGCTGGTGGAAGAGTTCGGGCGGAAGCACCAGCACGAGCTGGTAGCCACCGTGGGCAAGCTCGACGTGCGCCATGCGGCCAGCAACGTGATTCCCGGCGAAGTGGTATGCAGCCTGGACCTGCGCAGCGCCGATGCAGCCCGCCTGCAGGTGGCCTACGAGGAGCTGCGCGCCCTAACGGAAGCCCTGGCCGCCCGCCGGGGGCTGGAGCTGCACTGGCACCTGATTCAGTACACGCCCCCAGTGGCCTGCGATGCCGGAATGAATACCTTGCTAGCCCAGGCTATTGCTGACTCGGGGCATGAAGTGGTGGCTCTGGTCAGCGGCGCGGGCCACGACGCCGTACCTATTTCGGCCGTGGCACCCGCTACCATGTTGTTTGTGCGGTGCTTTGAGGGCATCAGCCACAACCCGCTGGAGCGGGTAGAGCTGGCTGACCTGGCCGCTACACTGCCGGTAACTGACCGGTTTCTTTCATTACTTATCGCTTCGCATTAA
- the uraD gene encoding 2-oxo-4-hydroxy-4-carboxy-5-ureidoimidazoline decarboxylase: MTIAELNHLPPTGLADALQKCCGSSAWVEAMRGIFPVADAEALLQKATTIWNSLSEADWREAFTHHPKIGDVNSLKQKFASTSAWAAGEQGAVKEAPQQVLEALAAGNEAYEQKFGYIFIVCATGKSAEEMLALLQARLPNPPQQEILIARAEQDKITRIRLEKLLAA, from the coding sequence ATGACCATAGCCGAACTAAACCACCTCCCCCCAACTGGCCTAGCGGATGCCCTGCAGAAATGCTGTGGCTCCTCGGCTTGGGTGGAAGCCATGCGCGGCATCTTTCCGGTGGCTGATGCTGAAGCGCTGTTGCAAAAAGCCACTACTATCTGGAACAGCCTCTCGGAAGCTGACTGGCGCGAGGCCTTCACGCACCATCCCAAAATTGGCGACGTCAACTCTCTGAAGCAGAAGTTTGCCAGCACCAGCGCCTGGGCCGCCGGTGAGCAAGGTGCCGTGAAAGAAGCGCCACAACAGGTATTGGAAGCACTGGCCGCCGGCAATGAGGCCTACGAGCAGAAATTCGGCTACATTTTCATTGTGTGTGCCACTGGCAAATCGGCGGAGGAAATGCTGGCTCTACTGCAGGCCCGCCTGCCAAACCCACCGCAGCAGGAAATCCTGATAGCCAGGGCCGAGCAGGATAAAATCACCCGTATTCGTCTGGAAAAGCTCTTAGCCGCATGA
- the gltB gene encoding glutamate synthase large subunit: MTPDNPQGLYRPEFEHDACGTGFIAYLNGRKSHQIITDALTMLENMEHRGACGCDSDSGDGAGLLLQLPHWFFLEECTALNIRLPEPGYYGVGMLFLPKDTAAQAACRAVIKAAGDKLGLSVLGYRPVPVNPAGIGPTALAAEPGIEQVFVARPTDLATAEDFERKLYVLRRYITKLVQEQVPAAAEDFYFTSLSCKVIVYKGQLTTYQVRGYFPDLSDERVTSTFGMVHSRFSTNTFPSWRLAQPFRLLAHNGEINTLRGNLNWFYAGVRSYMSPYFSAEEMDMLLPVIDSHQSDSACLDNIVEILLHSGRSLPHVMMMLVPEAWDGNTQMDPLKKAFYEFHATFMAPWDGPAALLFTDGQMLGAMLDRNGLRPLRYIVTNDGRVMVASETGVLTIPDSIVERKGRLQPGKMLLLDTVAGQIITDEELKAQAAARQPYGQWLDEYQIRLEELPEPRQVFSDLAADAVFKYHQVFGYTREDIDTLITPMALEGKEPIGSMGVDVPLAVLSDQPQHLSSYFKQFFAQVTNPPIDPIRERLVMSLATFIGNNGNILDEDKMHCHCVALHQPILTNHELEKLRSIDTGMFNAKTLLSYFKADGKPGSMAAGLNRLCRYAEDAVNDGFEVLILSDRGLDSKHAPIPSLLAVSAVHHHLIRKGYRGSVGLVVEAGDVWEVHHFACLLAFGATAINPYLALSTVQTMHAGGQFNTSHDYPQLAKNYIKAVCDGLLKIFSKMGISTLQSYHGAQVFEILGINQEVVDKYFTGAVTRIGGLGLDEIARETLYKQFQGFKSSTLEEQQLLPEGGVYQWRRRGEAHMFNPETVHLLQHATRTGNYEVYQRYARLLNEQPERMFTLRGLLDFAHHRPAIALEEVEPAESIMKRFATGAMSFGSISHEAHSTLAIAMNRIGGKSNTGEGGEDPMRYEHLPNGDSMRSAIKQIASARFGVTAHYLTNADELQIKMAQGAKPGEGGQLPGHKVDEWIAKVRHATPGVGLISPPPHHDIYSIEDLAQLIFDLKNANRAARINVKLVSKAGVGTIAAGVAKAHADVILIAGYDGGTGASPMSSIKHAGLPWELGLSEAHQTLVRNQLRSRVVLQADGQIKTGRDLAVAALLGAEEWGVATAALIAGGCILMRKCHLNTCPVGVATQDPELRKLFTGQPEHIVNLFRFLAEELREIMAELGFRTVNEMVGRTQFLKVREGITHWKARTLDLSDLLQAVANPSKGTLYNSEQQDHGLANILDWQLLHHAQPALEERIPVFASFEVHNTDRTIGTLLSNEIAKRYHGPGLPDNTINYTFRGSAGQSFGAFSAKGLSFGLEGEANDYVGKGLSGAQIAIYPSPDGQFVPEQNIIIGNVALYGATSGELFVRGQAGERFAVRNSGATAVVEGVGDHGCEYMTGGRALILGNTGRNFAAGMSGGIAWVYDPEGNFRDNCNTEMVELDPLDIDDEDQIQTLLRKHQQLTGSQLAAYLLGNWNEEAGRFVKVFPSEYKKVLQAAQYEPAER; the protein is encoded by the coding sequence ATGACACCTGACAACCCGCAGGGCCTCTACCGCCCCGAGTTTGAACATGATGCTTGTGGTACTGGGTTTATAGCCTACCTCAACGGCCGCAAATCGCACCAGATTATTACCGATGCTCTGACCATGCTCGAAAACATGGAGCACCGCGGCGCCTGTGGCTGCGACTCCGATTCGGGCGATGGGGCCGGTCTGCTGCTGCAATTGCCCCACTGGTTTTTCCTGGAAGAGTGCACCGCGCTCAACATCCGCCTGCCAGAGCCCGGCTACTATGGCGTGGGCATGCTGTTTCTGCCTAAAGACACGGCTGCACAAGCCGCTTGTCGGGCCGTAATTAAGGCCGCCGGAGATAAGCTTGGCCTCTCGGTGCTGGGCTACCGGCCGGTGCCGGTTAACCCGGCGGGCATCGGCCCTACGGCGCTGGCGGCGGAGCCCGGCATAGAACAGGTGTTTGTGGCGCGCCCCACTGACCTAGCCACTGCCGAAGACTTCGAGCGGAAGCTGTACGTGCTGCGGCGCTACATCACCAAGCTGGTGCAGGAGCAAGTACCCGCCGCCGCTGAGGACTTCTACTTCACCTCGCTCTCCTGCAAAGTCATTGTATACAAAGGCCAGCTGACCACCTATCAGGTGCGCGGCTACTTCCCCGATCTGTCGGATGAGCGCGTGACCTCGACGTTTGGGATGGTGCACTCACGCTTCTCTACCAATACGTTTCCGTCGTGGCGCCTGGCCCAGCCCTTCCGGCTGCTGGCCCACAACGGCGAGATCAACACGCTACGGGGCAATTTGAACTGGTTTTACGCCGGGGTGCGCAGCTATATGTCGCCGTACTTCTCGGCGGAGGAGATGGACATGCTGCTGCCCGTCATCGACAGCCACCAGTCGGATTCAGCTTGCCTCGACAACATTGTGGAGATTCTGCTGCACTCGGGCCGCTCCCTGCCGCACGTGATGATGATGCTGGTGCCAGAGGCCTGGGACGGCAACACGCAGATGGACCCACTGAAAAAGGCCTTCTACGAGTTCCACGCCACCTTTATGGCTCCCTGGGACGGCCCGGCGGCGCTGCTGTTTACTGACGGCCAGATGCTGGGGGCCATGCTCGACCGCAATGGTCTGCGGCCCCTACGCTACATCGTGACCAATGATGGCCGCGTGATGGTGGCCTCCGAAACCGGCGTGCTTACCATCCCCGATTCCATCGTGGAGAGGAAAGGCCGCCTGCAGCCCGGCAAAATGCTTCTCCTGGATACCGTGGCCGGCCAGATTATCACCGATGAGGAGCTAAAGGCACAGGCTGCCGCCCGGCAGCCCTACGGTCAGTGGCTCGATGAGTATCAGATCCGGCTGGAGGAGCTGCCTGAGCCCCGCCAGGTATTCTCCGACCTGGCCGCCGACGCCGTGTTCAAGTACCATCAGGTATTCGGCTACACCCGCGAGGATATTGACACGCTGATTACGCCCATGGCGCTGGAAGGCAAGGAGCCCATCGGCTCGATGGGGGTAGATGTGCCCCTGGCCGTGCTTTCCGACCAGCCCCAGCACCTGAGCAGCTACTTCAAGCAGTTCTTCGCGCAGGTAACCAACCCGCCCATCGACCCCATTCGGGAGCGGCTGGTGATGAGCCTGGCCACGTTCATTGGCAACAACGGCAACATCCTCGATGAGGACAAAATGCACTGCCACTGCGTAGCCTTGCATCAGCCCATTCTCACCAACCACGAGTTGGAAAAGCTGCGCAGCATTGATACGGGCATGTTCAACGCCAAAACGCTGCTTTCCTACTTCAAAGCCGACGGCAAACCCGGCTCCATGGCCGCTGGCCTCAACCGCCTCTGCCGCTACGCCGAAGATGCCGTGAACGATGGGTTTGAGGTGCTGATTTTGTCGGACCGTGGCCTAGACTCCAAGCACGCGCCCATCCCGTCTTTGCTGGCGGTGTCGGCTGTGCACCACCACCTCATTCGGAAAGGTTACCGTGGCTCCGTAGGCCTGGTAGTAGAAGCCGGCGACGTGTGGGAAGTACACCATTTTGCCTGCTTGCTGGCCTTTGGCGCCACAGCCATTAACCCCTACCTAGCGCTTTCCACGGTGCAGACCATGCACGCCGGCGGCCAGTTCAACACTTCCCACGACTATCCGCAGCTCGCCAAAAACTACATCAAAGCGGTGTGTGATGGGCTGCTGAAGATCTTCTCCAAGATGGGTATCTCCACACTGCAGTCATACCACGGCGCGCAGGTGTTCGAGATTCTGGGCATCAACCAGGAGGTAGTCGACAAGTACTTCACCGGAGCCGTGACCCGTATTGGTGGCCTAGGGCTCGATGAAATTGCCCGCGAAACGCTGTATAAGCAATTTCAGGGCTTTAAGAGTAGCACCCTGGAAGAGCAGCAGCTCCTGCCAGAAGGTGGTGTGTACCAGTGGCGACGCCGCGGTGAAGCCCACATGTTCAACCCCGAAACGGTACACTTGCTTCAGCACGCTACGCGCACGGGCAACTACGAGGTGTATCAGCGCTACGCTCGCCTGCTGAATGAGCAGCCGGAGCGCATGTTCACCCTGCGCGGACTATTGGACTTTGCCCATCACCGCCCGGCCATTGCGCTGGAAGAGGTGGAGCCCGCCGAAAGCATCATGAAGCGGTTTGCTACCGGGGCTATGTCGTTTGGCTCGATTTCGCACGAGGCGCACAGCACCCTGGCCATTGCCATGAACCGCATTGGGGGCAAGAGCAACACCGGTGAGGGCGGCGAGGACCCCATGCGCTACGAGCACCTGCCCAACGGCGACTCCATGCGCTCAGCCATCAAGCAGATTGCCTCGGCCCGCTTTGGCGTTACGGCCCACTACCTAACCAATGCCGACGAGCTGCAAATCAAGATGGCCCAGGGCGCCAAGCCTGGCGAGGGCGGCCAGCTCCCTGGCCACAAGGTAGATGAGTGGATTGCGAAGGTGCGCCACGCCACGCCCGGCGTAGGCCTCATTTCGCCCCCACCCCACCACGATATCTATTCCATTGAAGACCTGGCCCAACTCATCTTTGACCTGAAAAACGCCAACCGCGCCGCCCGCATCAACGTGAAGCTGGTGAGCAAAGCCGGCGTGGGTACCATTGCCGCCGGCGTTGCCAAAGCCCACGCCGATGTTATCCTGATTGCTGGCTACGACGGCGGCACCGGCGCTTCGCCCATGAGCTCCATCAAGCACGCGGGCCTGCCCTGGGAGCTAGGCCTCTCGGAGGCCCACCAGACGCTGGTGCGCAACCAGCTGCGCAGCCGCGTAGTGCTGCAGGCCGATGGCCAAATTAAAACCGGCCGCGACTTAGCCGTAGCGGCGCTGCTGGGTGCCGAAGAATGGGGCGTGGCCACCGCGGCCCTCATTGCGGGCGGCTGCATTCTGATGCGCAAATGCCACCTGAATACCTGCCCGGTAGGCGTAGCTACCCAAGACCCGGAGCTGCGCAAGCTGTTCACGGGCCAGCCGGAGCACATCGTGAACCTGTTCCGCTTTCTGGCCGAAGAATTGCGCGAGATTATGGCTGAGCTAGGCTTCCGGACGGTAAACGAAATGGTAGGCCGCACGCAGTTCCTGAAGGTGCGGGAAGGCATCACGCACTGGAAAGCCCGCACCCTCGACCTCTCTGACTTGCTACAAGCCGTAGCCAACCCCTCCAAGGGCACCTTATACAACAGCGAGCAGCAGGACCACGGCTTGGCGAACATTCTGGATTGGCAACTACTCCACCACGCCCAACCGGCGCTGGAGGAGCGTATTCCGGTGTTTGCTTCCTTCGAGGTGCACAACACTGACCGCACCATCGGGACGCTGCTCTCCAATGAAATAGCCAAGCGCTACCACGGGCCCGGCCTCCCCGACAATACCATTAACTATACCTTCCGTGGCTCAGCGGGCCAGAGCTTCGGCGCTTTCAGCGCAAAGGGGCTTTCGTTTGGGCTGGAAGGAGAGGCCAACGACTACGTGGGCAAGGGCCTCTCGGGCGCCCAGATAGCCATCTACCCATCTCCTGACGGCCAGTTTGTGCCGGAGCAGAACATCATTATCGGCAACGTAGCTCTATACGGCGCCACATCTGGTGAGCTGTTTGTGCGGGGGCAGGCCGGCGAGCGGTTCGCGGTGCGCAACTCCGGAGCCACGGCCGTGGTGGAAGGCGTAGGCGACCATGGATGCGAGTACATGACCGGTGGCCGTGCCCTCATTCTGGGCAACACCGGCCGCAACTTCGCCGCCGGTATGAGCGGGGGCATTGCTTGGGTTTACGACCCCGAAGGCAACTTCCGCGACAACTGCAACACCGAAATGGTGGAGCTGGACCCACTGGATATCGACGACGAAGACCAGATTCAAACGCTTCTCCGCAAGCACCAGCAGCTCACCGGCAGCCAGCTAGCGGCTTACCTGTTAGGTAACTGGAATGAAGAAGCCGGCCGCTTCGTGAAGGTCTTCCCTTCCGAATACAAAAAGGTGCTGCAAGCCGCCCAATACGAGCCAGCCGAACGATAG
- a CDS encoding glutamate synthase subunit beta, which translates to MGHITGFKEFERELPAKAAPQERVAHNREFVGLYSEDQLTKQAARCMDCGIPFCHSGCPLGNIIPEFNDAVYQQDWEEAYRILSSTNNFPEFTGRICPAPCESACVLSINRAPVAIEEIEKHIIEIAFSKGYVQPTAPVLKSGKTVAVVGSGPAGLAAAAQLTKAGHSVTVFERDDLPGGLLRYGVPDFKLEKWVIDRRIQLLEEDGVVFRCNTEIGKDLSADVLKNSFDAVVLSGGATVPRDLPIPGRELSGIHFAMPYLTQHNRRVSSLPLTEAEVLATGLDVVVIGSGDTGSDCVGTANRQQARSVTQFAMMHQPGTERPAHTPWPQEPAIFRTSTSHEEGCHRYWGIHTKAFLGDEQGQVRALLVTDVTWETDVLGRRLRFEEIAESEREIPCQLVLLAVGFASPQYAGLLEQLGVTVDERGNVCAADSSYQTSVPNVFVAGDMRRGQSLVVWAISEGREAARNVDLFLTGKTALPSKNAVGMFT; encoded by the coding sequence ATGGGACATATCACCGGATTCAAAGAATTTGAGCGCGAGCTGCCGGCTAAAGCGGCCCCACAAGAGCGCGTGGCGCACAACCGCGAGTTTGTAGGCCTATATTCCGAAGACCAGCTCACCAAGCAGGCGGCGCGCTGTATGGATTGCGGTATTCCGTTTTGCCACTCCGGCTGTCCCTTGGGCAACATCATCCCAGAGTTCAACGACGCCGTGTACCAGCAGGACTGGGAAGAGGCCTACCGCATTCTATCCTCCACAAACAACTTTCCCGAGTTCACGGGCCGTATTTGTCCGGCTCCCTGCGAGTCGGCTTGCGTGCTGAGCATCAACCGGGCGCCGGTGGCCATTGAGGAAATCGAAAAGCACATCATTGAAATTGCCTTCTCCAAAGGCTACGTGCAGCCCACGGCACCGGTCCTGAAGTCGGGCAAAACGGTGGCCGTGGTGGGCTCGGGGCCGGCTGGACTGGCCGCCGCAGCGCAGCTCACGAAAGCCGGCCACTCAGTTACGGTGTTTGAGCGCGACGACCTGCCGGGTGGCCTACTGCGCTACGGCGTGCCCGATTTTAAGCTGGAGAAATGGGTAATCGACCGGCGTATTCAGCTGCTGGAGGAAGATGGCGTAGTATTCCGATGCAATACCGAGATAGGCAAGGATCTGTCGGCTGATGTTTTAAAGAACTCCTTCGATGCGGTAGTACTTTCAGGCGGCGCCACGGTGCCGCGCGACTTGCCTATTCCCGGCCGGGAGCTCAGCGGAATTCACTTCGCCATGCCATACCTCACCCAGCACAACCGCCGGGTGAGCAGCCTGCCCCTCACGGAGGCTGAGGTGCTAGCGACTGGCCTGGACGTAGTGGTAATTGGGAGTGGCGACACTGGCTCCGACTGCGTGGGCACGGCCAACCGTCAGCAGGCACGCTCCGTCACGCAGTTTGCCATGATGCACCAGCCCGGCACGGAACGGCCCGCGCACACGCCCTGGCCGCAGGAGCCGGCCATCTTCCGCACTAGCACCTCCCACGAAGAAGGCTGCCACCGCTACTGGGGTATCCACACCAAAGCCTTCCTCGGTGATGAGCAAGGCCAGGTGCGCGCCCTGCTGGTCACCGACGTAACCTGGGAAACCGATGTACTGGGCCGCCGCCTGCGCTTCGAAGAAATTGCCGAGTCCGAGCGCGAAATCCCCTGCCAGCTAGTGCTGCTGGCAGTAGGCTTTGCTTCGCCTCAATACGCGGGCTTGCTGGAGCAACTAGGCGTGACGGTAGATGAGCGCGGCAACGTGTGCGCTGCAGACAGCTCCTACCAGACAAGCGTACCCAACGTGTTTGTAGCCGGCGACATGCGCCGTGGTCAGTCGTTGGTGGTGTGGGCTATTTCGGAGGGCCGCGAAGCCGCCCGTAACGTTGATCTGTTCTTGACCGGAAAAACCGCGCTGCCCAGTAAGAATGCGGTGGGCATGTTTACCTAA
- the uraH gene encoding hydroxyisourate hydrolase: MSQLTTHILDTTRGKPAAGVSITLYRQQAQSWTTLATGTTNSDGRISDLLPKDEVLPSGTYKLKFLTQEYFDQQGVVTFYPFVEIVFAITTSEHYHVPLLLNPFGYSTYRGS, encoded by the coding sequence ATGAGTCAGCTCACTACCCACATTCTGGATACCACGCGGGGCAAGCCCGCCGCGGGCGTATCCATCACCCTTTACCGCCAACAGGCCCAAAGCTGGACGACACTAGCCACCGGCACTACCAACTCCGACGGCCGTATCAGTGATCTGCTGCCCAAAGATGAGGTCCTGCCTTCGGGCACCTATAAACTAAAGTTTCTGACCCAGGAGTACTTCGATCAGCAAGGCGTCGTGACGTTCTATCCCTTCGTGGAGATTGTCTTCGCGATTACTACTTCCGAGCATTACCACGTGCCGCTGCTACTAAACCCATTTGGGTATTCTACTTACCGCGGCTCGTGA